In one Brassica oleracea var. oleracea cultivar TO1000 chromosome C9, BOL, whole genome shotgun sequence genomic region, the following are encoded:
- the LOC106313888 gene encoding AT-hook motif nuclear-localized protein 14-like isoform X2: MSYAFFRHLVPSLDSSASLSSLATGTSVSDQLERKKDGRRNGVKGDDASRTGNLLPSPTGAEFLHGYHPVMEHPNEEHHTMTSGGALGGGAHFMRRPPQVMHMTPARPSEWGYDLSGMRGNGLSENG; encoded by the exons ATGAGTTATGCGTTCTTTCGGCATCTGGTGCCATCTCTAGACTCTAGTGCATCCTTGTCTAGCCTAGCAACAGGAACCAGTGTATCTGATCAG CTTGAGAGAAAGAAAGATGGAAGAAGAAATGGTGTGAAAGGAGATGATGCGTCGAGAACTGGAAACTTGTTACCTTCTCCTACTGGCGCAGAATTTTTGCATGGCTACCATCCTGTTATGGAACATCCAAACGAAGAGCATCATACTATGACTAGTGGCGGTGCATTGGGTGGTGGAGCTCATTTCATGAGGCGACCACCTCAGGTAATGCACATGACACCTGCCCGGCCTTCTGAATGGGGCTATGATTTGTCAG GAATGAGAGGAAATGGGTTATCAGAAAATGGTTGA
- the LOC106313888 gene encoding AT-hook motif nuclear-localized protein 14-like isoform X1, giving the protein MILQILDVAQKIIFFSLSKASMSYAFFRHLVPSLDSSASLSSLATGTSVSDQLERKKDGRRNGVKGDDASRTGNLLPSPTGAEFLHGYHPVMEHPNEEHHTMTSGGALGGGAHFMRRPPQVMHMTPARPSEWGYDLSGMRGNGLSENG; this is encoded by the exons ATGATATTACAAATTTTG GATGTGGCCCAGAAAATTATATTTTTTTCGCTGAGCAAAGCAAGCATGAGTTATGCGTTCTTTCGGCATCTGGTGCCATCTCTAGACTCTAGTGCATCCTTGTCTAGCCTAGCAACAGGAACCAGTGTATCTGATCAG CTTGAGAGAAAGAAAGATGGAAGAAGAAATGGTGTGAAAGGAGATGATGCGTCGAGAACTGGAAACTTGTTACCTTCTCCTACTGGCGCAGAATTTTTGCATGGCTACCATCCTGTTATGGAACATCCAAACGAAGAGCATCATACTATGACTAGTGGCGGTGCATTGGGTGGTGGAGCTCATTTCATGAGGCGACCACCTCAGGTAATGCACATGACACCTGCCCGGCCTTCTGAATGGGGCTATGATTTGTCAG GAATGAGAGGAAATGGGTTATCAGAAAATGGTTGA
- the LOC106313887 gene encoding uncharacterized protein LOC106313887, with protein MKNGNKHKLSSLVTSLVSSIFSLFRFPEHQINKHGHHWKQEYQRQTDNIFNAIAKLGFTEPTPIQAQGWPMALKGEEPVSLTKRRFRSKNIEPIPFWKMQVVPFNEKLVKAKKRCHWCGTRGCEDLVSCLSCGREFFCVDCIDKRYLELLCLLSYLSCLQRALVFLIRV; from the exons ATGAAAAATGGCAATAAACATAAGCTATCTTCTCTTGTGACGTCTCTTGTGAGCTCTATCTTCTCCCTTTTTCGATTTCCCGAGCATCAGATTAACAAACATGGCCACCACTGGAAACAAGAATATCAACGCCAAACTG ATAACATTTTCAACGCAATTGCTAAGCTGGGATTTACCGAGCCAACACCAATACAAGCTCAGGGATGGCCAATGGCTTTAAAGG GTGAAGAACCTGTTTCTTTGACTAAGAGAAGATTCAGGTCTAAGAATATTGAACCTATACCTTTTTGGAAAATGCAG GTGGTTCCTTTCAATGAAAAATTGGTTAAGGCCAAGAAGAGGTGCCATTGGTGTGGAACCAGAGGATGTGAGGATTTGGTTAGCTGTTTGAGTTGTGGAAGAGAGTTCTTTTGTGTAGATTGTATCGATAAAAGGTATCTTGAGTTATTATGTTTACTCTCGTACTTATCTTGTTTACAGAGAGCACTGGTCTTTCTCATTAGAGTTTAG
- the LOC106313889 gene encoding uncharacterized protein At4g28440-like yields MLSIPVFVKVDQLKLGTSGHTLTVKVVGQTSVPQKPNAASSHLRPNRIAKCLVGDETASILFTARNDQVDLMKPGSTVKIDMFKGSMRLVVDKMLRLLNLLKEDNNLSLVEYELVNVEEWSLSDKGMYQSPQWVLFCGMYRAKC; encoded by the exons ATGCTTTCGATTCCCGTCTTCGTCAAGGTCGATCAGCTCAAACTAGGCACGAGCGGACATACCCTGACCGTCAAAGTCGTCGGCCAAACCTCCGTTCCTCAGAAACCAAACGCCGCTTCTTCTCACCTCCGACCCAATCGGATCGCCAAGTGTCTGGTCGGAGACGAGACTGCTTCCATCCTCTTCACCGCTCGCAACGATCAAG TGGACTTGATGAAGCCAGGGAGTACTGTGAAGATTGATATGTTCAAGGGGTCGATGAGGCTTGTTGTTGACAAAATGTTGAGGTTACTGAACCTGTTGAAAGAGGATAACAATCTGTCTCTTGTGGAGTATGAACTGGTTAATGTCGAGGAATGGTCTCTGTCTGATAAGGGTATGTATCAATCGCCACAATGGGTTTTGTTTTGTGGTATGTATCGGGCGAAATGTTGA
- the LOC106316869 gene encoding ABC transporter F family member 4-like, giving the protein MEKQLHETVETAHVERGIRESSPEKKKEKSHKHRGIFHLHHHSKDEKDEDKKKEGSKREKIAAAMVGLGATLKKIKPKGHHGGGGGGEEEEEEQEQEEEEEEEEGDDGGDEEGGGKFSAFISMIAEAFEE; this is encoded by the coding sequence ATGGAGAAACAGTTGCATGAAACCGTGGAGACTGCTCATGTCGAACGAGGCATCCGAGAGTCATCACCCGAAAAAAAGAAAGAAAAATCCCATAAACATAGAGGAATATTCCACCTCCACCATCACTCAAAAGATGAGAAAGACGAAGACAAGAAGAAAGAGGGATCAAAGAGAGAGAAGATAGCTGCAGCCATGGTTGGTCTTGGAGCCACCCTCAAGAAGATTAAGCCTAAGGGTCACCACGGAGGAGGAGGAGGAGGAGAGGAGGAAGAAGAAGAACAAGAACAAGAGGAGGAGGAGGAGGAGGAAGAAGGAGATGATGGTGGGGACGAAGAAGGGGGAGGTAAGTTTAGTGCCTTCATTTCCATGATCGCTGAAGCATTTGAAGAATAA